Proteins co-encoded in one Callospermophilus lateralis isolate mCalLat2 chromosome 2, mCalLat2.hap1, whole genome shotgun sequence genomic window:
- the LOC143389015 gene encoding olfactory receptor 52P1-like: MLLFNHSGFMTFTLMGIPGLESQHLWLSLPFFSMFLAILIGNSAVLFLVITEPTLHTPMYLFLALLMVTDLISTLTLMPKVLCLFWFNDRDIASSACFTQMFFIHGASVVRSALLVAMAFDRFVAVCEPLHYNTILSHSLVGRLGLLAVAKGVILILPMPFLLQRLTFCHRVIPHTYCDHMAVVKMACSHTRPNRIYGLFVILLVVGLDLLLIGFSYALILQAVVRLNSRDATFKALNTCSAHLFVILVTYVPALFSSVTHRIGQNIPPHAHILLSNLYLLLPSVLNPIIYGMKMKEIRVKVTKCLCRGSK, translated from the coding sequence ATGCTACTCTTCAACCATTCCGGCTTCATGACCTTCACTCTGATGGGCATACCTGGCTTAGAGTCACAGCATTTGTGGCTatctcttcctttcttctccaTGTTTTTGGCTATCCTCATTGGCAACAGTGCTGTCCTCTTCCTCGTGATCACAGAGCCCACACTTCACACACCAATGTACCTGTTCCTGGCCCTGCTGATGGTGACTGACCTCATATCTACTTTAACTCTGATGCCCAAGGTCCTGTGTCTCTTCTGGTTCAATGATAGAGACATAGCTTCCAGTGCCTGTTTCACCCAGATGTTCTTCATCCATGGAGCATCCGTGGTACGATCAGCCCTCCTTGTTGCAATGGCTTTTGACCGTTTTGTGGCTGTGTGTGAGCCATTACACTACAACACAATTCTGAGCCATTCTCTAGTTGGACGCCTGGGACTGCTGGCTGTAGCCAAGGGAGTGATTCTCATCCTGCCCATGCCTTTTCTACTTCAAAGGTTAACTTTCTGCCACAGGGTCATTCCTCACACATACTGTGACCACATGGCTGTGGTGAAAATGGCCTGTAGCCACACTAGACCCAATCGAATTTATGGACTCTTTGTGATCTTGCTCGTGGTAGGACTTGATCTGCTGCTTATTGGCTTCTCTTATGCCCTGATCCTGCAGGCTGTAGTACGCCTCAACTCTCGAGATGCCACCTTCAAAGCCCTCAACACCTGTTCAGCTCACCTCTTTGTCATCCTGGTCACTTATGTGCCTGCACTCTTTTCTTCTGTCACCCACCGTATTGGTCAAAATATCCCACCTCATGCCCATATTCTCCTCTCCAATCTCTACCTTCTCCTACCCTCAGTGCTCAACCCCATCATCTATGGTATGAAGATGAAGGAAATAAGGGTCAAGGTAACCAAATGCCTGTGCAGAGGATCCAAATAG